In Thiomonas arsenitoxydans, the genomic stretch GCCCGGAAGAACAAATCGGAGCGCGAGATTGCGCGCATGACAGGGCTCTCGCGCAACACGGTTGCGAAGTGGTTGCACGGCGAGGTGGACGGCCCACCGAAGTACCGGCGCGGAGAGCAGCCCAACAAGCTCACGGCGTTCCACGACGCGCTCAGGCAAGCGTTGAAGGCCGACGCGCGGCGGCCCAAACACGAGCGGCGCACGGCCAAAGCGCTGTACGCCGAGATCAGGCGCGCGGGCTATGAGGGTGGCTACACGCGGGTGACCGACTTCATCCGGGCGTGGCGCCAGGGCGAAGGCCAGGGGTCTGCGGTCAACGCTTTTGTGCCGCTGGCCTTCGAGCTGGGCGAAGCCTTCCAGTTCGACTGGAGCGAGGAAGGCATGGTGATTGGCGGCATCTACTACCGGGTGCAGGTCTCCCACATGAAGCTGTGCGCCAGTCGGGCCTTCTGGCTGGTGGCCTACCCCAGCCAGGGCCACGAGATGCTGTTCGATGCCCACACCCGGTCGTTCGCGGCGCTCGGCGGCGTGGCGCGCCGGGGCATCTATGACAACATGAAGACGGCCGTTGACAAGGTCAAGAAAGGCAAGGGACGCATCGTCAACGAGCGCTTTGCCACCATGTGCGCGCACTACCTGTACGACCCGGACTTCTGCAACGTGGCCAGTGGCTGGGAGAAAGGGGTGGTGGAGAAGAACGTGCAGGACAGCCGTCGGCGCATCTGGATCGACGCGGCCAAGATCAAGTTCGGCAGCTTCAGCGAACTCAACGCCTGGCTGGGCCAGCGCTGCCGCGCGTTGTGGGACGAGGTGCGCCACCCCGAGCACACCCAGTTCAGCGTGGCCGAGATGCTCGAACACGAGCGCGCGCGCCTCATGCCCATGCCGGTGCCGTTCGATGGCTACGTCGAGAAACCCGCGCGGGTCTCCAGCACCTGTCTGGTGTCGGTGGCGCGCAACCGCTATTCGGTGCCGTGCGAACGGGTGGGGCAGATAGTCAGCACACGGCTGTACCCGGGCAGCGTCGCCATCGTGGTCGACGACACCATCGTGGCCCGCCACGACCGGCTCAGCAACGCGGGGGAGACCCGGTACGACTGGCAGCACTACATCCCGCTGCTGCAGAGGAAGCCTGGCGCGCTGAGGAACGGCGCGCCTTTTGCCGACATGCCCGAGCCGCTGCAGCGACTGCGCCGTGGGCTGCTGCGCAACCCAGGCGGCGACCGGGTCATGGCGCAGGTGCTGGCGATCGTGCTCAGCGCCGGTCTGGATGCGGTGCTGGTGGCCATCGAACTGGCGCTGGAGAGCGGTCCACCGGGCAAGGTCAGTGTGGAGCATGTGGTCAATGTGCTGAGCCGACTCAACGCGCAGCCGGTGCCGCCCACGGCGGCTACGCTGCTGAGAGTGAACACGCCGCCGCTGGTGAACACGGCGCGCTACGACAGCCTGCGCTCGGACGCCGCGGGCGCCATCACCGAGGGAGCCGGCCATGAAGACTGATGTACTGCTCGAACTCAAGGCTCTGC encodes the following:
- the istA gene encoding IS21-like element ISThsp19 family transposase encodes the protein MDMIGRIRHLHARKNKSEREIARMTGLSRNTVAKWLHGEVDGPPKYRRGEQPNKLTAFHDALRQALKADARRPKHERRTAKALYAEIRRAGYEGGYTRVTDFIRAWRQGEGQGSAVNAFVPLAFELGEAFQFDWSEEGMVIGGIYYRVQVSHMKLCASRAFWLVAYPSQGHEMLFDAHTRSFAALGGVARRGIYDNMKTAVDKVKKGKGRIVNERFATMCAHYLYDPDFCNVASGWEKGVVEKNVQDSRRRIWIDAAKIKFGSFSELNAWLGQRCRALWDEVRHPEHTQFSVAEMLEHERARLMPMPVPFDGYVEKPARVSSTCLVSVARNRYSVPCERVGQIVSTRLYPGSVAIVVDDTIVARHDRLSNAGETRYDWQHYIPLLQRKPGALRNGAPFADMPEPLQRLRRGLLRNPGGDRVMAQVLAIVLSAGLDAVLVAIELALESGPPGKVSVEHVVNVLSRLNAQPVPPTAATLLRVNTPPLVNTARYDSLRSDAAGAITEGAGHED